In Streptomyces sp. P3, one DNA window encodes the following:
- a CDS encoding DinB family protein, translating to MKRDDRTGPPSFGTERDMLRAFLDYHRATLAMKCEGLTDEELRRRSMPPSTLSLLGLVRHMAEVERAWFRRVFEDNDAPMVWSDEIDFQAAYDASASTRAEAFGAWQAEVENSRRVERAAESLDQAGYQPRWEEEVSLRMVMVHVLLEYGRHNGHADFLREGVDGTVGA from the coding sequence GTGAAGCGCGACGATCGCACAGGACCGCCCAGCTTCGGCACCGAACGGGACATGCTGCGCGCCTTCCTCGACTATCACCGCGCAACTCTCGCCATGAAGTGCGAAGGGCTCACCGACGAGGAGCTGCGGCGGCGGTCGATGCCTCCGTCGACACTCTCGCTGCTCGGCCTGGTGCGGCACATGGCGGAGGTCGAACGCGCCTGGTTCCGGCGGGTGTTCGAGGACAATGACGCTCCCATGGTCTGGTCGGACGAGATCGACTTCCAGGCCGCCTACGACGCGAGCGCGTCGACCCGGGCAGAGGCGTTCGGCGCCTGGCAGGCGGAGGTGGAGAACTCGCGCCGGGTCGAGCGGGCGGCCGAGTCCCTGGACCAGGCCGGTTACCAGCCGAGGTGGGAGGAGGAGGTGTCGCTGCGGATGGTGATGGTGCACGTGCTCCTGGAGTACGGCCGTCACAACGGGCACGCGGACTTCCTGCGCGAAGGCGTCGACGGAACCGTGGGCGCCTGA
- a CDS encoding MerR family transcriptional regulator, with protein MPPRSTRPPAPLDDDDYPAYTMGRAAEMLGATPAFLRALGEHRLITPLRSEGGHRRYSRYQLRIAARARELVDQGTPVEAACRIVILEDQLEEAQRMNEELRNQRGAAQKSTA; from the coding sequence ATGCCCCCACGCAGTACCCGCCCCCCAGCCCCTCTGGACGACGACGACTACCCCGCCTACACCATGGGCAGGGCGGCCGAGATGCTCGGCGCCACCCCCGCGTTCCTGCGCGCCCTAGGCGAACACCGCCTGATCACCCCCCTGCGCTCCGAAGGCGGTCACCGCCGCTACTCCCGCTACCAACTGCGTATCGCGGCGCGTGCCCGCGAACTCGTCGACCAGGGCACCCCCGTCGAGGCCGCCTGCCGCATCGTCATCCTCGAGGACCAACTCGAGGAAGCGCAGCGCATGAACGAGGAACTGCGCAACCAGCGCGGCGCGGCGCAGAAGTCCACCGCCTGA
- a CDS encoding oxygenase MpaB family protein: MLTTVREHLGQALFRRVAGPDGPTTRARIHDTPGPRWFAPEHPIRTVHGDASMFIGGLSALLLQSLHPLAMAAVAGHSGYRGDPWGRLQRTSTFLAVTTYGTAVDAQRAVDHVRGIHERIRGTTAGGVPYHAADPHLLGWVHAAETDSFLRAHERYGAAPLDPAGYDAYVADTARIAEALGVSDPPRDRRALSERLAFYRRELTATPEALAAARFLLFRPPLPLAVRPLYGGLAANAVALLPDWARGMLSLPRVPVVEQFAVRPAGQVLTRTIRWAMTPPPRPA; this comes from the coding sequence GTGCTGACCACCGTCCGTGAACACCTCGGGCAGGCCCTGTTCCGCCGGGTCGCCGGCCCCGACGGGCCGACGACGCGCGCCCGCATCCACGACACCCCCGGACCGCGCTGGTTCGCGCCGGAGCACCCGATCCGCACCGTCCACGGCGACGCATCGATGTTCATCGGCGGACTGAGCGCGCTGCTGCTGCAGTCCCTGCATCCCCTCGCCATGGCGGCGGTGGCCGGGCACTCCGGTTACCGCGGCGACCCGTGGGGCCGGCTCCAGCGCACCAGCACCTTCCTCGCCGTGACGACGTACGGCACCGCCGTGGACGCCCAGCGGGCGGTCGACCACGTCCGCGGCATCCACGAGCGGATCCGCGGGACGACAGCCGGCGGCGTGCCGTACCACGCGGCCGACCCGCATCTGCTCGGCTGGGTGCACGCCGCCGAGACGGACAGTTTCCTGCGCGCCCACGAACGCTACGGCGCCGCTCCGCTGGACCCGGCCGGCTACGACGCGTACGTCGCCGACACCGCGCGCATCGCCGAGGCGCTCGGGGTGAGCGACCCGCCTCGCGACCGCCGCGCGCTGTCCGAGCGCCTGGCCTTCTACCGGCGGGAGCTCACCGCGACGCCCGAGGCCCTGGCCGCCGCCCGCTTCCTGCTGTTCCGGCCTCCCCTGCCGCTCGCGGTCCGGCCGCTCTACGGCGGACTGGCAGCGAATGCCGTCGCGCTGCTGCCGGACTGGGCCCGCGGCATGCTGTCGCTGCCCCGCGTCCCGGTCGTCGAGCAGTTCGCCGTGCGTCCGGCCGGGCAGGTCCTGACCCGCACCATCCGCTGGGCCATGACGCCACCGCCCCGGCCGGCCTGA
- a CDS encoding DUF2235 domain-containing protein: MAKRLIVCCDGTWNFADQPSKTNVTKVALSVRPRDGDMTQRVYYHSGVGTNRRERLRGGAFGVGLSRNIVDAYRFLVDNYEPEDQLYFFGFSRGAFTARSLAGLVRNSGILRREYGDRVGEAWTLYRNRTEKPTGTASTLFRRSYAHETGIRFIGVWDTVGALGIPMPASRRLAAGANLFNRRWAFHDTTLSSWVRSAFHALAVDEQRSPFPPTLWHQQTVTDGEEALRRRGGNPQELKQVWFTGVHCDIGGGYPESALSDIPLLWMVGEATRCGLKFEDTAFRRPEPGATPSDDATDIRVEPDAMGTLHDSRTGLYRWVPPVPRPIGEAVDGREFVSDTVLRRHDADPVYRPRKLTDYLEGRDPQVEKILGAD; encoded by the coding sequence ATGGCCAAGCGTCTGATCGTCTGCTGTGACGGCACATGGAACTTCGCCGACCAGCCCAGCAAGACGAACGTCACCAAGGTCGCCCTGTCCGTCCGTCCGCGGGACGGGGACATGACGCAACGCGTCTACTACCACAGCGGTGTCGGTACGAACCGACGGGAGCGGTTGCGCGGCGGCGCGTTCGGCGTGGGGCTCTCCCGCAACATCGTCGACGCCTACCGCTTCCTGGTCGACAACTACGAGCCGGAGGACCAGCTGTACTTCTTCGGGTTCAGCCGGGGTGCGTTCACCGCCCGCAGTCTGGCCGGTCTGGTGCGCAACTCCGGCATCCTGCGCCGGGAGTACGGAGATCGGGTCGGCGAGGCCTGGACCCTCTACCGCAACCGGACGGAGAAGCCGACGGGCACGGCGTCCACGCTGTTCAGGCGCTCCTACGCGCACGAGACCGGCATCCGTTTCATCGGTGTGTGGGACACCGTCGGGGCCCTGGGCATCCCGATGCCCGCATCGCGTCGGCTCGCGGCGGGCGCGAACCTGTTCAACCGCCGCTGGGCGTTCCACGACACCACGTTGAGCAGCTGGGTGCGGAGCGCGTTCCATGCGCTCGCCGTCGACGAACAGCGCTCGCCGTTCCCTCCCACACTGTGGCACCAGCAGACCGTCACGGACGGCGAGGAGGCACTGCGTCGGCGCGGCGGCAACCCCCAGGAACTCAAGCAGGTGTGGTTCACGGGAGTGCACTGCGACATCGGCGGCGGTTATCCGGAGTCGGCGCTGTCCGACATCCCCCTGCTCTGGATGGTCGGCGAGGCGACGCGCTGCGGCCTGAAGTTCGAGGACACGGCGTTCAGGAGGCCGGAGCCGGGCGCGACACCGTCCGACGACGCCACGGACATCAGGGTGGAGCCCGACGCGATGGGCACCCTGCACGACTCACGGACGGGCCTGTACCGGTGGGTCCCGCCGGTCCCGCGCCCCATCGGCGAGGCCGTCGACGGACGCGAGTTCGTCTCGGACACCGTGCTGCGCCGCCATGACGCCGACCCGGTCTACCGGCCGAGGAAGCTCACCGACTACCTCGAGGGCCGGGACCCGCAGGTCGAGAAGATCCTGGGCGCGGACTAG